The genome window TGGAATCGAGATGGCCAAAATGATTCTGGATGCCTGGTTGAACGCTGAATTTTTGGGAGGACGCCATCAGGATCGGGTAGATATGATTATGGCGATTGAGGAAAAATAAAAAATTTTCAAGAATAACATGTGTACAAAAAAACCGGTGAGAGGATTTGTCAAGTAAAAAATGGGCGAATTCTCGAACCGGTTTTTTATGCGTTTTATAGTGAAAACAGAAAAAAATAAAAAATATGTATATATACAACTTGCGAATAATAAAATACAAGTTTAAAATTTGTACAAAAAGTTGTATTTCATTTTGTAACATATTACATCTTGCAAAATATAAAGTTGTGTTGTATATTAATACTACAAACAAATTTGAGAGATCTCAAAAATATGCAAATTGAACAAAAAGCATAAAATTGAGACTCCAAAACAAAATAAGGAGGAAAAAAGAATGAAAAAGAGAATTCTCAGCGTAGCTCTTGTAGCAGTGATGGCACTTTCTCTTGCACTGACCGGATGCGGCAGCAAGAAAGAAGGCGGCGGAGAAGAAGGCGGAGACAAAGGAGAAAGCAACGGCAAGAAAGTTGGCGTAGCAATGCCGACCCAGAGTTCTGAGAGATGGATCAAAGACGGCGAGAACATGAAGAAGCAGCTGGAAAAGCTCGGCTACGAAGTAGACCTGCAGTATGCAGAGGATGACATCGCTGCACAGCAGCAGCAGCTCGAGACTATGATCGCACAGCAGGTTGACTGTCTGGTAGTTGCAGCTATCGACTCATCTGCACTGGTTAACGTACTGGATCAGGCTAAACAGGCAGAGATTCCGGTTATCGCATACGATCGTCTGCTCATGGACACCGATGCAGTAAGCTACTACGCATCCTTCGACAATGAAGGTGTAGGTAGAAAGATCGGTGAGTACATCGAAGAAAAAGCCGGCCTGAAAGAAGCAACAGAGCCGCAGACCATCGAGTTCTTCATGGGATCTCCGGACGACAACAACGCAGTTCTTCTTCACAAGGGTGTTATGAGTGTTCTGGATCAGTATCTTAAGAGTGGCGTTCTGGTATGTAAATCAGGAAGAACTTCTTTTGACGATACCTGTATCTTAAGATGGTCTCAGGAGACAGCTCAGCAGAACTGTGAGAACTACTTAACTGGATTCTATGCAGACGAAGATCTTGATATCGCTTGCTCAGCATTTGACGGTTTCGCTTATGGTATCAAGGCAGCTCTTGAGGGCGCTGGATATACAGAAGAGAACTGGCCGCTGATCACAGGACAGGATGCAGAGGTTATGGCAGTTAAGAACATTATCGAAGGAAAACAGACACAGACAATCTTCAAAGACACAGGACTCCTTGCAGAGAAATGTGTAAAGATGGTACAGGCAGTGTTAGAAGGAACTGAGCCGGAGATCAACGATACAGAGACATATGACAATAACGTATTAGTTGTTCCGTCTTACCTTTGCGAACCAGTATCTCTTGACAAAGACAACTACAAAGAACTTGTAATTGATAGTGGATACTACACAGAAGCTGATATCGAGGCAGCAGAATAGTGTTAATGCTCGTGTAGTCAAAGGGCGGCGGCGAACAGGCGCCGCCCTTTATTCCTAGGGAAACTTGAGGGATCCGAAAGAGGATTTCTTTGGTGATATACTCGGACATGGGGCCGGGAAAAATAGAAAAGAAAAGGAGTTGAGGAAATGTCTGATTACATTCTGGAAATGAACCATATCACGAAAGAGTTCTCAGGCGTGAAGGCACTGGACGATGTGAATCTGAAGGTGGAACGTGGTGAGATTCATGCACTCTGCGGTGAGAATGGTGCTGGTAAGTCGACACTGATGAATGTACTGTCAGGAATTTATCCGTTTGGTACTTATTCCGGTGACATCGTATATAACGGTGAAATCGTTAAGAACCATAACATCAAGGACAGTGAGAAAAAAGGCATCGTTATCATTCATCAGGAACTTGCGCTTAGCCCGTATCTTTCCATTGCTGAAAACGTGTTTATGGGGAACGAGCAGACAGCGATGAAGGGGGTTATCGACTGGACGAAGACACGCAGCAAGGCACAGGAGATGCTGGAAAAAGTAGGACTTCCAAACGAGAATCTGGAGGCGCCTATTAATTCTCTGGGTGTAGGAAAACAGCAGCTTATTGAGATTGCAAAAGCGTTGGCGAAAAAAGTAGACCTTTTGATTCTGGATGAGCCGACTGCCGCACTGAATGATGAAGAGAGTGCACAGCTTCTGGAGATTATGCTGCAGCTTAAGAAACAGGGTATCACCTGTATTATTATTTCACACAAACTGAATGAGATCAGTTACGTTGCAGATTCCATTACCGTTATTCGTGATGGACATACGATTGAAACTCTGCGTAAAGGTGTTGATGAGTTTACAGAGGACCGTATTATTAAAGGCATGGTTGGACGTGAGCTCACCAATCGTTATCCGGAGAGAACAGATTGCCCGATTGGCGATGTGATTCTGGAGGTTAAGAACTGGAATGTATTTCATCCGGAGGACCCGGAACGTCAGGTGCTTAAGGATATCAATATCAAGGTACGTGCCGGCGAGGTAGTAGGTCTTGCTGGACTTATGGGTGCCGGAAGAACAGAGTTCGCTATGAGTCTTTTTGGAAAAGAGTATGGACAGAAGATTTCCGGAGAGGTTTATATGCACGGCAAGCCGGTCAAGATCAATAGCGTAAAGGATGCGATTGCAAATAAACTTGCCTATACCTCTGAGGACAGAAAGACCTATGGTCTTGTCCTTATCAATGATATTAAGTGGAATATGACTCTGGCCGCACTGAAAGGCTTCTTCTCCAAGAACGGCGTAGTGAATGCGAACGATGAGATCGTAGCGGCAGAAAAATACAAGAAACTGATTAATATCAAATCAAATTCCATTAATCAGACGGTTGGTTCTCTGTCAGGAGGTAACCAGCAGAAGGTCGTTCTTGCAAAATGGATGCTGACAGAACCTGATGTATTGATTCTGGATGAGCCTACCCGTGGTATTGACGTAGGTGCGAAATATGAGATTTACTGTGTAATCAACGATTTGGCGAAGGCCGGAAAGGCTGTCATTGTTATCTCCTCCGAGATGCCGGAAATTATCGGTACATGTGATAGGACTTATGTGCTGAACGAAGGGCAGATCGCAGGTGAATTGTCAAAAGAAGAGTTATCACAGGAAAAGATTATGAAGTGCATTATGCAGCATAATAACAAGAAAGGAGCATAACAATGGAGAAGAAAAAAACAGTTAATCTTAATCTGAAGCAGTATGGTATGATATTTGCCCTGCTTGCAATTTATATTATTTTCTATGTTCTGACAGGAGGTTCTAACGCGACTCCTATGAACATGAACAACCTGATCATGCAGAACGGCTACGTTGTTATCCTTGCAACCGGTATGCTGCTCTGTGTACTTACCGGTAACGTTGACCTTGGTGTTGGTTCTTATGTGGCTCTGACCGGTGCAGTTGCAGCTAAGCTTATCTGCGAGAACAACCTTCCGATCGCAGTTGGTTTCATTGTAGCACTTGCAGTAGGTCTTGCATTTGGTATATTCAATGGTATTTTCATTGCATACCTGGATGTTCCGCCTTTCGTATCAACCCTGGCTTCCATGCTGATTGGACGTGGTCTTACATACGTATTCCTTGCAGCTAAGACGATCGGACCGGTTCCGGATGGATTCAAATTCTTTGGCGCAGGTTTCTTTATTTCCAAGAAGGTTCCTTTCGGAGATGGAACGATTGAACTTGTAACGATTATTGTGGCAGCAATCGCAACTGCACTGATTATCGTCTCTGAGATGAAATCGCTTGCATCTAAGAAAAAATATGGATTTGCGGTTCCGCCGATGTGGCAGACGGTAGCAAAACTGGTAGTAATCCTTGGCATTATCTGGTTCTACGCTTATAAGCTGTCACGCTACAATGGTATTCCGATCGTGCTTGTTATCATGGGTGTGATCGTTGGTATCTATCATTTTATCACCAGTAAGACCGTTGCTGGACGTCAGATTTACGCATTGGGTGGTAACGCAAAGGCAGCAAGACTTTCCGGTATTAATACCAAGAAGGTATTCTTCTGGGTATACGCTAATATGGGTCTTCTTGCAGGTGTTGCAGGTATCGTTCTTGCAGCCCGTGCAGGATCTGCTACTCCGAAAGCCGGCGACGGATTCGAGCTTGATGCGATTGCTTCCTGCTACATCGGTGGTGCAGCAGCAGCCGGTGGTGTTGGTACGATCATCGGAGCCGTAGTTGGTGCGTTCGTTATGGGTATTCTGAACAATGGTATGATCCTTTGCGGTCTGTCTACAGACTGGCAGAAGGTTGTCAAAGGTCTCGTTCTTCTTGGAGCAGTTACCTTCGATATCCTTTCTAACAAAAAGAAAAAATAATCAGATAGTAGTCGGGCGAAGCTGTCAATGGCTTCGCCCTGATAAAAAGAGGTAGAACCATGCCGGAGATGGTTTCAAAATATGAAGAAATACTAAAGTGGATAAAAAAACGACTGGAAGAGGGAGAACTGAAACCCGGTGACCGGGTGGAATCAGAGCACCAGCTTTGCGCCCGTTTTCAGGTCAGCAGGCAGACGGTGCGGCACGCTATTTCTGTTCTGGAAAATGAAGGCGTGCTTGAGCGGCGCAGAGGAAGCGGGACCTATGTGAAGACCATAGTGAACGTGCAGGAAAAAGAGAAGAAAGCGATGCAGGTCGCAGTTATGACGACCTATGTACAGGAATATATCTTTTCTTCCATTATTCAGGAAATTGAGAGGGAGTTGTCCCAGTCAGGATACGGGATGCAGCTTTCCTTTACGAATAACGCGGTGGAAAAGGAACGTTTTATTTTGAAAAATATTTTGGAGAAGAATATGGTGGATGGACTGATTGCCGAACCGACAAAGAGTGGTCTGCCGAATCCAAATTTAGATTTATATAAGAAAATTATGAGTAAAGGAATCCCGATACTTTTCATCAACAGCTATTATCCGGGACTTGAGGCCCCGCATGTCAGTCTTAATGATAAGCTGGCGGGCAAGATGGTGACGAATCATTTGCTCCGATGCGGACACAGGAATATTGCTGCGATATTCAAGGCGGACGATGGACAGGGACACCAGCGGTATGCCGGATACATAGAAGCACTTATGGAGGCAGACATCAAAGTGCGGGGGTCTCAGATTGTCTGGATTGATACGGATGGGGTTCGGAATATGCGTGAGGATGCAGGTTGGATTCTGCGGAGAATCCATGGCTGCAGTGCGTGTGTGTGCTATAACGATGAAGTGGCAAGCAGCCTGGTGGCGGTATGTCTGGAACAGGGAATCAGGATTCCGGAGGAGCTTTCCGTGATAGGAATTGACGATTCGGACCTGGCAACTTATTGTGAAGTACCGCTCACATCGGCAAAGAATCCAATCCGCGATTTGGGAAGGATTGCAGCGCTTGAGATTCTGGAAATGATGAAGGGAATGCCGGTCCCGATGTGTACGGAGCTTGATCCGGAGATCATCAACAGGAATTCCGTTACGATCATTGACAGTATATAGAATATGGAACAGAACGAAAGTGGCGTGGCGCTGCTTTGGATAAATGAGGAAAGGGAAAGGTGTAAAGAAATGAATGATGTAAAAACTTCCATTTTGAATGGGAAAACAGCACTGGGAATCGAGTTTGGTTCCACCAGAATTAAAGCAGTACTGGTCGGCGAGGACAATGCCCCCATTGCATCTGGAAGCCATGACTGGGAGAACCGGTATGTGGACGGCGTATGGACCTATACACTTGAGGACATCTGGATGGGACTTCAGGATTGCTACAAGAACCTGGCAGAAGATGTAAAATCGCAGTACGGCGTGGAGCTTGAGACAGTCGGTTCACTTGGCTTCAGCGCGATGATGCATGGATATATGGCATTTGACAAGGCGGGAGAGCTTCTGGTTCCCTTCCGTACCTGGAGAAATACGATTACAGAGCAGGCTTCCGTAGAGCTTACAAAATTGTTTGATTTCCATATTCCGCAGAGATGGAGCATCGCACATCTTTATCAGGCTGTTCTTAATGAGGAAGAGCATGTAAAAGATGTTGAGTTCTTCACGACTCTGGCAGGATATATTCACTGGCAGCTTACCGGCGAGAAGGTCCTTGGCGTGGGCGAGGCTTCCGGTATGTTCCCAATCGATATCGCGACCAGAGACTGGAACGCGAAGATGATTGCACAGTTCAATGAACTGGTAGCACCGAAGGGCTTCCCGTGGAAGCTGGAAGAATTACTTCCGAAGGTACTTCTTGCCGGGGATGCGGCAGGCGTGCTGACAGAAGAAGGTGCAAAGCTGCTTGACCCGACCGGCACACTGAAAGCGGGTATTCCGGTATGCCCGCCGGAAGGTGACGCGGGAACCGGTATGGTCGCAACGAACAGCGTAAAAGTACGTACCGGCAATGTTTCTGCAGGAACCAGTGTATTTGGCATGGTGGTTCTGGAAAAGGAACTTAAGAAGGTACATGACGAGATCGACCTGGTAACGACTCCGTCAGGGGATCTGGTCGCTATGGTGCATTGCAATAACTGTACCTCCGACCTGAACGCATGGGTAGGCATTTTCAAAGAATTTGCAGAGGCTTTTGGAATCGAAGTGGATATGAACAAGCTGTTCGGAACCCTTTATACAAAAGCACTTGAAGGAGACGCCGACTGCGGCGGACTTCTGGCATACAACTATTTCTCAGGTGAGCATATCACCGGATTTGAGGAAGGACGTCCGCTATTTGTACGCACACCGGAGAGCAGATTCAATCTGGCGAACTTCATGAGAGTGAACCTGTTTGCATCTCTTGGCGTACTGAAGACCGGTATGGACATTCTTTTGAAGGAAGAGGGCGTGGCACTTGACGAGATTCTGGGCCATGGCGGACTTTTTAAGACGAAGGGCGTTGGCCAGGGAATCCTTGCAGCAGCTTTAAATACGCCGGTATCCGTAATGGAGACCGCGGGAGAAGGCGGCGCATGGGGAATCGCAGTGCTTGCATCTTACATGGCAAACAAAGCCGAGGGCGAGAGCCTGGACGCTTATCTGGCAGAGAAAGTATTTGCCGGACAGAAAGGAAGCCGCATGGAGCCGAAACCGGAAGACGTAGAAGGTTTTGACGCATTCAGCAAACGCTATCTTGCGGGTCTTACGATTGAACGTGCAGCAGTGGAGTCCTTGAAATAATAAAGCTTATATATTTGCGGAAGGCGCCGGAGGGCAGAAGATATGCTGCGGGCTTATCTGATACAAAAGGCGCCTGACGGAAATTATAATAAAAAGGCAGGAGGGTAAAAGAAATGTTGGAACAGTTGAAAAAGGAAGTATATGAGGCAAATATGCTGCTTCCGAAGTACGGACTGGTTACCTTCACCTGGGGAAATGTAAGCGGAATTGACCGCGCAAGTGGTTTGTTCGTGATCAAGCCAAGCGGCGTTGAATACGATAAGCTGACCCCGGAAGATATGGTAGTCATGGACCTTGAAGGAAATAAGGTAGAGGGACGTTACAATCCGTCCTCCGATACCGCAACGCATCTGGAGCTTTACAAGGCATTCCCGGATATGGGCGGAATCGTTCATACCCATTCTCCGTGGGCAACGAGCTGGGCGCAGGCCGGAAGAGGAATTCCGTGTTATGGGACCACTCATGCTGATTATATGTACGGTGAGATTCCGTGTGTGCGCAATCTGACGAAGGAAGAGATCGACGAGGCATACGAGAAGAATACCGGCGTATTGATCGTGGAGCATTTCAAAGATAAAGAATACATGGCAATGCCGGCAGTACTCTGTAAAAATCACGGACCGTTCTCCTGGGGCAAGGACGCTCACGAGGC of Roseburia hominis contains these proteins:
- the chvE gene encoding multiple monosaccharide ABC transporter substrate-binding protein, with the translated sequence MKKRILSVALVAVMALSLALTGCGSKKEGGGEEGGDKGESNGKKVGVAMPTQSSERWIKDGENMKKQLEKLGYEVDLQYAEDDIAAQQQQLETMIAQQVDCLVVAAIDSSALVNVLDQAKQAEIPVIAYDRLLMDTDAVSYYASFDNEGVGRKIGEYIEEKAGLKEATEPQTIEFFMGSPDDNNAVLLHKGVMSVLDQYLKSGVLVCKSGRTSFDDTCILRWSQETAQQNCENYLTGFYADEDLDIACSAFDGFAYGIKAALEGAGYTEENWPLITGQDAEVMAVKNIIEGKQTQTIFKDTGLLAEKCVKMVQAVLEGTEPEINDTETYDNNVLVVPSYLCEPVSLDKDNYKELVIDSGYYTEADIEAAE
- the mmsA gene encoding multiple monosaccharide ABC transporter ATP-binding protein, with protein sequence MSDYILEMNHITKEFSGVKALDDVNLKVERGEIHALCGENGAGKSTLMNVLSGIYPFGTYSGDIVYNGEIVKNHNIKDSEKKGIVIIHQELALSPYLSIAENVFMGNEQTAMKGVIDWTKTRSKAQEMLEKVGLPNENLEAPINSLGVGKQQLIEIAKALAKKVDLLILDEPTAALNDEESAQLLEIMLQLKKQGITCIIISHKLNEISYVADSITVIRDGHTIETLRKGVDEFTEDRIIKGMVGRELTNRYPERTDCPIGDVILEVKNWNVFHPEDPERQVLKDINIKVRAGEVVGLAGLMGAGRTEFAMSLFGKEYGQKISGEVYMHGKPVKINSVKDAIANKLAYTSEDRKTYGLVLINDIKWNMTLAALKGFFSKNGVVNANDEIVAAEKYKKLINIKSNSINQTVGSLSGGNQQKVVLAKWMLTEPDVLILDEPTRGIDVGAKYEIYCVINDLAKAGKAVIVISSEMPEIIGTCDRTYVLNEGQIAGELSKEELSQEKIMKCIMQHNNKKGA
- the mmsB gene encoding multiple monosaccharide ABC transporter permease, encoding MEKKKTVNLNLKQYGMIFALLAIYIIFYVLTGGSNATPMNMNNLIMQNGYVVILATGMLLCVLTGNVDLGVGSYVALTGAVAAKLICENNLPIAVGFIVALAVGLAFGIFNGIFIAYLDVPPFVSTLASMLIGRGLTYVFLAAKTIGPVPDGFKFFGAGFFISKKVPFGDGTIELVTIIVAAIATALIIVSEMKSLASKKKYGFAVPPMWQTVAKLVVILGIIWFYAYKLSRYNGIPIVLVIMGVIVGIYHFITSKTVAGRQIYALGGNAKAARLSGINTKKVFFWVYANMGLLAGVAGIVLAARAGSATPKAGDGFELDAIASCYIGGAAAAGGVGTIIGAVVGAFVMGILNNGMILCGLSTDWQKVVKGLVLLGAVTFDILSNKKKK
- a CDS encoding GntR family transcriptional regulator; the encoded protein is MPEMVSKYEEILKWIKKRLEEGELKPGDRVESEHQLCARFQVSRQTVRHAISVLENEGVLERRRGSGTYVKTIVNVQEKEKKAMQVAVMTTYVQEYIFSSIIQEIERELSQSGYGMQLSFTNNAVEKERFILKNILEKNMVDGLIAEPTKSGLPNPNLDLYKKIMSKGIPILFINSYYPGLEAPHVSLNDKLAGKMVTNHLLRCGHRNIAAIFKADDGQGHQRYAGYIEALMEADIKVRGSQIVWIDTDGVRNMREDAGWILRRIHGCSACVCYNDEVASSLVAVCLEQGIRIPEELSVIGIDDSDLATYCEVPLTSAKNPIRDLGRIAALEILEMMKGMPVPMCTELDPEIINRNSVTIIDSI
- a CDS encoding FGGY-family carbohydrate kinase → MNDVKTSILNGKTALGIEFGSTRIKAVLVGEDNAPIASGSHDWENRYVDGVWTYTLEDIWMGLQDCYKNLAEDVKSQYGVELETVGSLGFSAMMHGYMAFDKAGELLVPFRTWRNTITEQASVELTKLFDFHIPQRWSIAHLYQAVLNEEEHVKDVEFFTTLAGYIHWQLTGEKVLGVGEASGMFPIDIATRDWNAKMIAQFNELVAPKGFPWKLEELLPKVLLAGDAAGVLTEEGAKLLDPTGTLKAGIPVCPPEGDAGTGMVATNSVKVRTGNVSAGTSVFGMVVLEKELKKVHDEIDLVTTPSGDLVAMVHCNNCTSDLNAWVGIFKEFAEAFGIEVDMNKLFGTLYTKALEGDADCGGLLAYNYFSGEHITGFEEGRPLFVRTPESRFNLANFMRVNLFASLGVLKTGMDILLKEEGVALDEILGHGGLFKTKGVGQGILAAALNTPVSVMETAGEGGAWGIAVLASYMANKAEGESLDAYLAEKVFAGQKGSRMEPKPEDVEGFDAFSKRYLAGLTIERAAVESLK
- a CDS encoding L-ribulose-5-phosphate 4-epimerase; protein product: MLEQLKKEVYEANMLLPKYGLVTFTWGNVSGIDRASGLFVIKPSGVEYDKLTPEDMVVMDLEGNKVEGRYNPSSDTATHLELYKAFPDMGGIVHTHSPWATSWAQAGRGIPCYGTTHADYMYGEIPCVRNLTKEEIDEAYEKNTGVLIVEHFKDKEYMAMPAVLCKNHGPFSWGKDAHEAVHNAVVLEEVAKMAARCEMINPDVKPAPQELQDKHYYRKHGANAYYGQN